A region of Fibrobacter sp. DNA encodes the following proteins:
- a CDS encoding CidA/LrgA family protein translates to MIRQCFIIFGCLAVGELVVWLTGIAIPSSIVGMLLLTALLQMKAVKLDWVKGISDFLIKNLGFFFVPPGVALMLYFDVIKAELWPIVVATVVSTVLVLVATGLTDQFLRKRLNRKEDGTAE, encoded by the coding sequence ATGATCAGACAATGTTTCATCATATTCGGCTGTCTGGCCGTGGGCGAACTGGTGGTTTGGCTCACTGGGATAGCCATTCCGAGCAGTATCGTCGGCATGCTGCTCCTCACTGCCCTGCTCCAGATGAAGGCTGTGAAACTCGATTGGGTGAAGGGCATCTCCGATTTCCTCATCAAGAACCTCGGTTTCTTCTTCGTGCCCCCCGGGGTGGCGCTGATGCTCTACTTCGACGTCATCAAGGCGGAGCTGTGGCCTATCGTGGTGGCTACCGTGGTGAGCACCGTCCTGGTGCTTGTGGCTACGGGACTGACCGACCAGTTTTTGCGTAAACGACTAAACAGAAAAGAAGATGGAACTGCTGAGTAA